The following proteins are encoded in a genomic region of Clostridium kluyveri:
- a CDS encoding aminopeptidase, with amino-acid sequence MSKDLTKKYKYAWDKYSKKDFKLLFELSDGYKDFMSRCKTERECVREFILRAEKNGYKDLESIINEKAVLKPGDKVYANNKDKTLALFIIGNKDIQEGMRILGAHVDSPRIDLKQNPLYEDTELALLDTHYYGGIKKYQWVTIPLAIHGVVVKKDGSKVEIVVGEKEDEPVVGISDLLVHLSSTQMERKANKVIEGEDLNILVGSIPIQDKEAKDRVKQNILRLLNDKYKMEEEDFVSAELEVVPAGPARDFGLDRSMIMAYGQDDRICAYTSFVAMMNINNPDKTCATLLVDKEEIGSVGATGMHSRFFENTVAEIIALCGDYNDLKLRRVLTNSKMLSSDVSAAFDPNYPSVMEKNNSAYFGKGIVFNKYTGSKGKSGCNDANPEYIAELRNIMEKDDVYWQTSELGKVDQGGGGTIAYILARYNMQVIDCGIALQNMHAPWEVASKADIYEAVKGYTAFLNRI; translated from the coding sequence TGGGATAAATATTCAAAGAAAGATTTTAAGCTTCTCTTTGAGTTGTCAGATGGATACAAGGATTTTATGTCCAGGTGTAAAACTGAAAGAGAATGTGTAAGAGAATTTATATTAAGAGCTGAAAAAAATGGGTATAAGGATTTGGAAAGTATTATAAATGAAAAGGCTGTCTTAAAACCAGGTGATAAAGTTTATGCCAACAATAAGGATAAAACTTTAGCACTTTTTATAATTGGAAATAAAGATATACAAGAGGGTATGAGAATACTGGGAGCTCATGTAGATTCTCCAAGAATTGATTTAAAACAAAATCCTCTCTATGAAGATACAGAGCTGGCACTTTTGGATACTCATTATTACGGGGGTATAAAAAAATATCAGTGGGTTACAATTCCTCTTGCCATTCACGGGGTAGTAGTAAAAAAAGATGGTAGTAAAGTAGAAATAGTGGTGGGAGAAAAAGAGGATGAACCTGTGGTTGGAATATCTGATTTACTTGTACATTTATCTTCAACCCAAATGGAGAGAAAAGCAAACAAAGTAATAGAAGGAGAGGATTTAAACATATTAGTTGGAAGTATTCCAATTCAGGATAAGGAGGCTAAAGATAGGGTAAAACAAAATATTTTGAGGCTATTAAATGATAAATATAAAATGGAAGAAGAAGATTTTGTATCTGCTGAACTGGAGGTAGTTCCTGCAGGACCTGCTAGGGACTTTGGCCTGGATAGAAGTATGATTATGGCTTATGGACAGGATGATAGAATATGTGCATACACTTCTTTTGTGGCAATGATGAATATAAACAATCCCGACAAGACCTGTGCTACTCTTTTAGTAGATAAAGAAGAAATAGGAAGTGTAGGGGCTACTGGAATGCATTCAAGATTTTTTGAAAATACAGTGGCAGAAATTATAGCACTTTGTGGAGATTATAATGATTTAAAATTAAGGAGAGTTTTAACGAATTCAAAAATGTTGTCTTCAGATGTTAGTGCTGCTTTTGATCCCAACTACCCTTCTGTTATGGAAAAAAACAATTCAGCTTATTTTGGCAAGGGGATAGTATTTAATAAATATACTGGTTCTAAGGGTAAATCTGGATGCAATGATGCAAATCCAGAATATATAGCTGAACTAAGGAATATAATGGAAAAAGATGATGTGTACTGGCAAACTTCAGAACTTGGAAAGGTGGATCAAGGGGGAGGAGGAACTATAGCCTATATATTGGCACGATATAATATGCAGGTTATAGACTGCGGCATAGCACTACAAAATATGCATGCACCTTGGGAAGTTGCCAGCAAAGCTGATATATATGAGGCCGTAAAAGGGTATACTGCTTTTTTAAATAGAATATAA
- a CDS encoding PHP domain-containing protein — MYKKGDFHLHTTASDGKLSPAEIVTNSKKAGLDIIAITDHDTISGIDSALYQGEKVNIKVIPGLELSTLYNNKSVHILGYFKDPSFISLKFKNFLKEMDSYRVERGKKIVYNLNKFFNINISYENIVKNAHGIITRPHIAQAIIDEGYNYSFQDIFKNFIGESCAAYVPNKKLSTLEGIKILQSLNALVVLAHPVLIKDIDIEELIKLPFHGIEAIYANNSAEDTNKFIEYAKKYNKMITAGSDFHGSTSQKDKSSKHSHAIGEVFLDEDGINIFLDKLNSM; from the coding sequence TTGTATAAAAAAGGAGATTTTCATTTACATACAACTGCTTCTGACGGAAAACTATCTCCTGCGGAAATAGTAACTAATTCAAAAAAAGCAGGTTTGGATATAATAGCTATAACAGATCACGATACCATATCTGGTATAGACAGTGCTTTATACCAAGGAGAAAAGGTAAATATAAAGGTTATTCCTGGCCTTGAGTTATCTACCTTATATAATAACAAAAGTGTCCATATACTAGGCTATTTCAAAGACCCCTCTTTTATATCATTGAAATTTAAAAATTTTTTAAAAGAAATGGATTCATACAGAGTAGAAAGGGGCAAAAAAATAGTTTATAATCTAAATAAATTTTTTAATATAAATATTTCTTATGAGAATATAGTAAAAAATGCTCATGGAATTATTACAAGACCTCATATTGCTCAAGCCATTATAGATGAGGGATATAATTATAGTTTTCAAGATATATTTAAAAACTTTATAGGCGAATCCTGTGCCGCTTATGTTCCCAATAAAAAGCTTTCTACATTGGAAGGCATAAAAATACTTCAATCATTAAATGCTTTAGTTGTATTAGCCCATCCTGTACTTATAAAGGACATTGATATAGAAGAATTAATCAAGCTTCCTTTCCACGGTATAGAAGCAATTTATGCTAACAATAGTGCAGAAGATACAAATAAATTTATAGAATATGCTAAAAAATACAACAAAATGATAACTGCAGGATCTGATTTCCATGGCAGCACTTCACAAAAAGATAAGAGTTCAAAACATTCTCATGCCATAGGTGAAGTTTTTTTAGATGAGGATGGAATAAATATATTTTTAGATAAACTAAATAGTATGTAA
- a CDS encoding alpha/beta-type small acid-soluble spore protein, translated as MASNRTNRVLVPQAKEALNRFKMESAREVGVNLKEGYNGDLTSREAGSVGGNMVKKMVQAYEQNLK; from the coding sequence ATGGCAAGTAACAGAACAAATAGAGTTTTAGTTCCCCAGGCTAAAGAGGCTTTGAATAGATTTAAAATGGAATCAGCAAGGGAAGTAGGAGTGAATTTAAAAGAAGGATACAATGGAGATCTTACTTCAAGAGAAGCAGGCTCTGTAGGTGGAAATATGGTTAAAAAAATGGTTCAGGCGTATGAACAGAACTTAAAATAG
- a CDS encoding phage holin family protein, whose amino-acid sequence MGDTKRESEKSSIGGYIVRFILTVIVLGITSFLTPGFRIVGLWSYLVAAVVISLIDYFVEKFMGVDASPFGKGIKGFIIAAIILYLTQFLVPNMSVSILGAIIASVVIGILDAVIPGRVM is encoded by the coding sequence GTGGGTGATACAAAAAGAGAGTCAGAGAAATCTTCTATAGGTGGTTATATAGTAAGATTTATTTTAACAGTAATTGTACTGGGGATAACTTCATTCTTAACACCTGGTTTTAGAATAGTAGGACTATGGTCTTATTTAGTGGCAGCAGTTGTGATAAGCTTAATAGACTATTTTGTAGAAAAATTTATGGGTGTAGATGCGTCTCCTTTTGGAAAAGGAATAAAGGGTTTTATAATTGCAGCTATAATATTGTATTTAACTCAATTCTTAGTGCCTAATATGAGTGTATCTATATTGGGAGCTATTATTGCATCAGTTGTTATAGGAATATTGGATGCTGTAATCCCTGGAAGAGTAATGTAA
- a CDS encoding bacteriohemerythrin — translation MFEWKDDYNCGIKRIDEEHKRLFEIGESVYDLIINENHVDYFGDVLNLIDDLKEYTVYHFEDEERIMKLYDYPKYKEQKKAHDAFINKIESLDLEELDEDIQKSVLKLLDFIYDWISKHILGMDLKLKDYFDSLKPKKSNESI, via the coding sequence ATGTTTGAATGGAAGGATGATTATAATTGTGGCATTAAAAGGATAGATGAAGAGCATAAGAGACTCTTTGAAATAGGTGAATCTGTATACGATCTTATAATAAATGAAAACCATGTAGATTATTTTGGGGATGTTTTAAATTTAATTGATGACCTTAAAGAATATACTGTGTATCATTTTGAAGATGAAGAAAGAATAATGAAGCTTTATGATTATCCCAAGTACAAGGAACAAAAAAAAGCTCATGATGCCTTTATAAATAAAATCGAAAGTTTAGATTTGGAAGAACTAGATGAGGACATACAAAAATCTGTATTAAAATTATTGGATTTTATTTATGATTGGATATCAAAACATATACTAGGTATGGATTTGAAGTTAAAAGATTATTTTGATAGTCTAAAACCAAAAAAATCAAATGAATCAATTTAA
- a CDS encoding amino acid permease, with amino-acid sequence MESSVEQNNERDNELKRGLKTRHLSMIAIGGAIGTGIFLALGATINQAGPGGALVAYGCIGIMVYFLMTGLGEMATYMPVSGSFGVYATKFVDPALGFALGWNYWYNWAITVAAEMVAGALIMKYWLPGVPAIVWSVCFLAVIVLLNLLSARAYGESEFWFAGIKVVTVIVFILVGVATIIGIFNGNPVGLKNFTVGEAPFVGGFKSIFLVFLIAGFSFQGTELVGIAAGESENPEKTIPKAINSIFWRILIFYIGTIFVVGAIIPYMNAGVDTSPFTLVFKKAGIAGAASLMNAVILTSVLSAGNSGMYASTRMLYSMAKDKKAPAWLAKVNSRGVPVNSLILTTIVASACFLTGLYAESTVYVWLVAASGLAGFVAWLGIAICHYRFRKAYVAQNRDFGRLKYKAKLFPLGPIIALVLCIIVILGQGVTYFEANNIDWSGVTSSYIGLPLFLGLWIWYKKKYSTKVIKLEEVDFDSIEEEVKL; translated from the coding sequence ATGGAAAGCTCAGTAGAGCAAAATAATGAGCGTGATAATGAACTAAAAAGAGGACTTAAGACTAGACATTTAAGTATGATTGCCATAGGAGGAGCTATTGGAACAGGAATATTTTTAGCATTAGGTGCTACTATTAATCAGGCAGGTCCTGGAGGAGCACTAGTAGCTTATGGCTGTATAGGAATTATGGTTTATTTTTTAATGACGGGCTTAGGAGAAATGGCTACTTATATGCCGGTTTCAGGCTCTTTTGGTGTTTATGCCACTAAATTTGTAGATCCGGCTTTAGGATTTGCATTAGGATGGAATTATTGGTACAATTGGGCAATAACTGTAGCTGCAGAAATGGTAGCAGGAGCGCTCATAATGAAATATTGGCTGCCAGGTGTACCAGCTATTGTGTGGAGTGTGTGTTTTTTAGCTGTAATAGTTTTATTAAATTTATTATCTGCAAGAGCTTATGGAGAATCAGAATTTTGGTTTGCAGGCATCAAAGTAGTAACCGTTATCGTTTTTATATTAGTAGGAGTAGCAACTATTATAGGCATATTTAATGGGAATCCAGTAGGACTTAAAAATTTTACAGTAGGAGAAGCACCTTTTGTAGGCGGCTTTAAATCTATATTCTTGGTATTTTTGATTGCAGGTTTTTCTTTCCAGGGTACTGAATTAGTGGGCATAGCTGCGGGAGAAAGTGAAAATCCAGAAAAAACCATACCAAAAGCTATTAATAGTATATTTTGGAGAATACTAATATTTTATATAGGAACAATATTTGTAGTAGGTGCCATAATTCCGTATATGAATGCAGGAGTTGACACAAGTCCTTTTACTCTGGTATTTAAAAAGGCTGGTATAGCAGGAGCTGCATCTCTTATGAATGCGGTTATATTGACTTCAGTGCTGTCAGCAGGAAACTCTGGAATGTATGCTTCAACTAGAATGTTGTATTCTATGGCTAAAGATAAGAAAGCACCTGCCTGGCTGGCAAAAGTTAATTCACGAGGAGTGCCTGTAAATTCATTGATACTTACAACAATAGTAGCATCTGCATGTTTTTTAACAGGGCTTTATGCGGAAAGTACAGTGTATGTTTGGCTGGTAGCAGCTTCAGGTCTTGCAGGATTTGTAGCATGGCTTGGTATAGCAATTTGCCATTATCGTTTTAGAAAAGCTTATGTTGCTCAAAATAGAGATTTTGGAAGATTAAAATATAAGGCTAAATTATTTCCTTTAGGACCTATAATAGCATTGGTACTTTGTATCATAGTTATCTTGGGACAAGGAGTTACTTATTTTGAAGCTAACAATATAGATTGGAGTGGAGTAACTTCATCTTATATAGGACTTCCGCTATTTTTAGGATTGTGGATATGGTATAAGAAAAAATATAGTACTAAGGTAATAAAGCTAGAAGAAGTAGATTTTGACAGTATTGAAGAGGAAGTAAAATTATAA